In Luteimonas sp. MC1750, the following proteins share a genomic window:
- a CDS encoding diguanylate cyclase — MTSTSRLRPYRLAAAVAALLLLVAVAAVTVFGVRLLTESNRWVEHSHRVIGQLESSQWLLAATQAAGRGYRLTGHPSLRSEFDRAGPQAVAAARELARITRDNPAQHARAKVLLQQSTEQVRRMQELADIQDRDGPQAAVAAMRVNEMVERMHGVNAASEALRAEELRLLEERRATNARHSNLLLGFVLLSLAISLATFWTLLVSLSRENSRNRKLERETRGALDDLKRAQTMTERLSAQRWALSEYTGMLQSAQNLDEAMELTSRTFERLLPHLGGQCYLGRGSRDLLESRSSFGRPAIASADVLAPAECWALRRGQPHHNQAGAGVRCAHVDHGASMAGLSTLCIPLSAQGETLGMLHASGPADGGEGDNDAVIIELLGEQLALAIANLRLRETLRQQSLRDPLTGLFNRRYFEESLRREMLRCERRRLPLALTVIDIDQFKSFNDNQGHSAGDAVLAQVGRCIASLVRAEDMACRYGGEEFTIVMPETDLESALARAEAIRRAVSQQTISHNGRTLGPVTVSMGVAVFPQDGVTPELLFEVADAALYRAKAEGRDRVLHADADAVVPAR, encoded by the coding sequence ATGACGTCGACGTCCCGGCTCCGCCCCTATCGCCTGGCCGCCGCCGTGGCGGCGCTGTTGCTGCTGGTGGCGGTGGCCGCGGTGACCGTCTTCGGCGTCCGCCTGCTCACCGAAAGCAACCGCTGGGTCGAGCACAGCCATCGCGTGATCGGGCAGCTCGAAAGCAGCCAGTGGCTGCTGGCAGCCACCCAGGCCGCCGGCCGCGGCTACCGGCTCACCGGGCACCCGTCGCTGCGCAGCGAGTTCGACCGCGCGGGTCCGCAGGCCGTGGCCGCCGCGCGCGAGCTGGCCCGGATCACCCGCGACAACCCCGCGCAGCACGCGCGGGCCAAGGTCCTGCTGCAGCAGTCGACCGAGCAGGTCCGGCGGATGCAGGAACTGGCCGACATCCAGGATCGCGACGGTCCGCAGGCCGCCGTCGCGGCCATGCGGGTCAACGAGATGGTCGAGCGCATGCACGGCGTCAACGCCGCGAGCGAAGCGCTGCGCGCGGAGGAGCTGCGCCTGCTCGAGGAGCGACGGGCCACCAACGCGCGCCACTCCAACCTGCTGCTCGGGTTCGTGCTGCTGAGCCTGGCGATCTCGCTGGCGACGTTCTGGACCCTGCTGGTGAGCCTGTCGCGCGAGAACTCGCGCAATCGCAAGCTGGAGCGCGAGACCCGCGGTGCGCTGGATGACCTGAAGCGCGCCCAGACCATGACCGAACGCCTGTCGGCGCAGCGCTGGGCGCTGAGCGAGTACACCGGGATGCTGCAGAGCGCGCAGAACCTCGACGAGGCGATGGAGCTCACCTCGCGCACCTTCGAACGCCTGCTGCCCCACCTGGGCGGCCAGTGCTACCTGGGGCGCGGGTCGCGCGACCTGCTCGAGAGCCGCTCCAGCTTCGGCCGACCGGCGATCGCCAGCGCCGACGTGCTCGCGCCGGCCGAGTGCTGGGCGCTGCGCCGCGGCCAGCCGCACCACAACCAGGCCGGCGCCGGCGTGCGCTGCGCCCACGTCGACCATGGTGCCTCGATGGCCGGGCTGTCCACCCTGTGCATCCCGCTTTCGGCGCAGGGCGAAACGCTGGGCATGCTCCACGCCAGCGGCCCCGCCGACGGCGGAGAAGGCGACAACGACGCGGTGATCATCGAGCTCCTGGGCGAACAGCTCGCGCTCGCCATCGCCAACCTGCGATTGCGCGAGACGCTGCGCCAGCAGTCGCTGCGCGACCCGCTGACCGGCCTTTTCAACCGGCGCTACTTCGAGGAAAGCCTGCGCCGCGAGATGCTGCGCTGCGAGCGGCGGCGCCTGCCGCTGGCGCTGACGGTGATCGACATCGACCAGTTCAAGTCCTTCAACGACAACCAGGGCCACAGCGCCGGCGACGCCGTGCTGGCCCAGGTCGGCCGCTGCATCGCCTCGCTGGTGCGCGCGGAGGACATGGCCTGCCGCTACGGTGGCGAGGAGTTCACCATCGTCATGCCCGAAACCGACCTCGAAAGCGCGCTGGCGCGCGCCGAAGCGATCCGCCGGGCGGTGTCGCAGCAGACCATCTCGCACAACGGACGCACGCTGGGCCCGGTCACGGTTTCGATGGGCGTGGCGGTCTTCCCGCAGGACGGCGTGACCCCGGAGCTGCTGTTCGAGGTGGCGGACGCGGCGCTTTACCGCGCCAAGGCGGAAGGCCGCGACCGCGTGCTGCACGCCGACGCCGACGCGGTCGTGCCCGCCCGCTGA